From Pseudomonas alcaligenes, a single genomic window includes:
- the pqqA gene encoding pyrroloquinoline quinone precursor peptide PqqA, producing the protein MWTKPAFTDLRIGFEVTLYFANR; encoded by the coding sequence ATGTGGACTAAACCCGCCTTCACCGACCTGCGCATTGGTTTCGAAGTGACCCTCTACTTCGCCAATCGCTGA
- the pqqB gene encoding pyrroloquinoline quinone biosynthesis protein PqqB — protein MYIQILGSAAGGGFPQWNCNCRNCHGLRSGSLKARPRTQSSIALSDDGVHWILCNASPDIRAQIDGFAPLQPARAVRDSGIAAVILLDSQIDHTTGLLSLREGCPHQVWCTQMVYQDLSSGFPLFNMLRHWPGGGLHWQPIDLTGSFIVPACPNLLFTPLPLDSAAPPYSPHRNDPRPGDNIGLLVRDLNTGGTLFYAPGLGRVDEALRARMASADCLLVDGTFWQDDEMIRCEVGSQLGSALGHLPQSGAGGMLAVLDGLPARKVLIHINNTNPILDENSAERAELSARGIEVAFDGMSIEL, from the coding sequence ATGTACATACAGATTCTCGGCTCCGCCGCTGGCGGCGGTTTCCCCCAGTGGAACTGCAATTGCCGCAACTGCCACGGGCTGCGCAGCGGCAGCCTGAAGGCGCGGCCGCGCACCCAGTCGTCGATTGCCCTGTCCGATGACGGCGTGCACTGGATCCTGTGCAACGCCTCGCCGGATATCCGCGCGCAGATCGATGGCTTCGCCCCCCTGCAGCCGGCCCGCGCCGTGCGTGACAGCGGCATCGCCGCGGTGATCCTGCTGGACAGCCAGATCGACCACACCACCGGCCTGCTCAGCCTGCGCGAAGGCTGCCCGCACCAGGTCTGGTGCACGCAGATGGTCTACCAGGATCTGAGCAGCGGCTTTCCGCTGTTCAACATGCTACGCCACTGGCCGGGCGGCGGCCTGCACTGGCAGCCGATCGACCTGACCGGCAGCTTCATCGTCCCGGCCTGTCCGAACCTGCTGTTCACCCCGCTGCCGCTGGACAGCGCGGCGCCGCCCTATTCGCCGCACCGCAACGACCCGCGCCCCGGCGACAACATCGGCCTGCTGGTGCGCGACCTCAACACTGGCGGCACGCTGTTCTACGCCCCCGGCCTGGGCCGGGTAGACGAGGCGCTGCGGGCACGCATGGCCAGCGCCGACTGCCTGCTGGTGGACGGTACCTTCTGGCAGGACGACGAAATGATCCGCTGCGAAGTCGGCAGCCAGCTCGGCAGCGCCCTCGGCCACCTGCCGCAGAGCGGCGCCGGCGGCATGCTCGCGGTGCTCGACGGCCTGCCGGCGCGCAAGGTGCTGATCCACATCAACAACACCAACCCGATCCTCGACGAGAACTCGGCCGAGCGCGCCGAGCTGAGTGCGCGTGGCATCGAGGTCGCCTTCGATGGCATGAGCATCGAGTTGTAG
- the pqqC gene encoding pyrroloquinoline-quinone synthase PqqC, translating to MNQTAMSPSEFEQALRAKGACYHIHHPFHVAMYQGRASREQIQGWVANRFYYQVNIPLKDAAILANCPDRDTRREWIQRIQDHDGAPGEEGGIEAWLRLAEAVGLQREQVLSQELVLPGVRFAVDAYVNFARRASWQEAASSSLTELFAPQIHQSRLDSWPQHYPWIDPAGYDYFRKRLKEARRDVEHGLRITLEHYRTREAQERMLEILQFKLDVLWSMLDAMSMAYELERPPYHTVTRERVWHRGIAL from the coding sequence ATGAACCAGACAGCCATGAGCCCCAGCGAATTCGAGCAGGCCCTGCGTGCCAAGGGCGCCTGCTATCACATTCACCACCCGTTCCATGTCGCCATGTACCAGGGCCGCGCCAGCCGCGAGCAGATCCAGGGCTGGGTGGCTAACCGCTTCTACTACCAGGTGAACATCCCGCTCAAGGATGCTGCGATCCTGGCCAACTGCCCTGATCGCGACACCCGCCGCGAGTGGATCCAGCGCATCCAGGATCACGATGGCGCCCCAGGTGAGGAGGGCGGCATCGAGGCCTGGCTGCGCCTGGCCGAGGCAGTCGGCCTGCAGCGTGAGCAGGTGCTGTCGCAGGAGCTGGTGCTGCCCGGGGTGCGCTTCGCCGTGGATGCCTACGTCAACTTCGCCCGCCGCGCCAGCTGGCAGGAAGCGGCCAGCAGCTCGCTGACCGAGCTGTTCGCCCCGCAGATCCACCAGTCGCGCCTGGACAGCTGGCCGCAGCACTACCCGTGGATCGATCCGGCCGGCTACGACTACTTCCGCAAGCGCCTCAAGGAAGCGCGCCGCGATGTCGAGCATGGCCTGCGCATCACCCTCGAGCACTACCGCACCCGCGAGGCCCAGGAACGCATGCTGGAAATCCTGCAATTCAAGCTCGACGTACTGTGGAGCATGCTCGACGCCATGAGCATGGCCTACGAGCTGGAACGCCCGCCCTACCACACAGTGACCCGCGAACGGGTCTGGCACCGGGGGATCGCGCTATGA
- the pqqD gene encoding pyrroloquinoline quinone biosynthesis peptide chaperone PqqD, producing the protein MNDCILLKVPSIRRGFRLQFEPVQGCHVLLYPEGMIKLNDSAGEILREVDGRRCVATIIADLQGRFPEIPGIDEDILAFLEVAHAQFWIELQ; encoded by the coding sequence TTGAACGATTGCATCCTGCTCAAAGTGCCGAGCATCCGCCGCGGCTTCCGTCTGCAGTTCGAGCCGGTGCAGGGCTGCCACGTGCTGCTCTACCCGGAGGGCATGATCAAGCTCAACGACAGCGCCGGCGAGATCCTGCGCGAAGTGGACGGCCGGCGCTGCGTGGCGACCATCATCGCCGACCTGCAGGGACGCTTCCCGGAAATCCCGGGTATCGACGAAGACATCCTGGCGTTTCTCGAGGTGGCCCATGCACAGTTCTGGATCGAGCTTCAGTAA
- the pqqE gene encoding pyrroloquinoline quinone biosynthesis protein PqqE, which translates to MHSSGSSFSKPGHEPGPPFWLLAELTYRCPLQCPYCSNPLDFARQGEELSTAEWIEVFRQARELGAAQLGFSGGEPLVRQDLPELIHAARELGYYTNLITSGIGLTEAKVAAFAEAGLDHIQISFQAADEELNNLLAGSGKAYAQKVAMARAVKAHGYPMVLNFVTHRHNIDRIEQIIELCLELEADFVELATCQFYGWAQLNRAGLLPSKAQLERAERITNEYRARLAAQNHPCKLIFVTPDYYEERPKACMNGWGNLFLDVTPDGTALPCHSARQLPVQFPNVREHDLRHIWYDSFGFNRFRGDDWMPEPCRSCDEKAKDFGGCRCQAFLLTGDASNADPVCSKSAHHGQILAAREEAEHAPLGLESLTFRNEKASRIICKA; encoded by the coding sequence ATGCACAGTTCTGGATCGAGCTTCAGTAAGCCCGGGCATGAGCCCGGCCCGCCGTTCTGGCTGCTGGCCGAGCTGACCTACCGTTGCCCGCTGCAGTGCCCGTACTGCTCCAACCCGCTGGACTTCGCCCGCCAGGGCGAGGAGCTGTCCACGGCCGAATGGATCGAGGTATTTCGCCAGGCCCGAGAACTGGGCGCCGCCCAGCTGGGCTTTTCCGGTGGCGAGCCGCTGGTGCGCCAGGACTTGCCGGAGCTGATCCACGCGGCCCGCGAGCTGGGCTACTACACCAACCTGATCACCTCCGGCATCGGCCTCACCGAAGCCAAGGTGGCGGCCTTTGCCGAGGCCGGGCTGGATCATATCCAGATCAGCTTCCAGGCCGCCGACGAGGAGCTCAACAACCTGCTCGCCGGCAGCGGCAAGGCCTATGCGCAGAAGGTCGCCATGGCCCGTGCGGTGAAGGCCCACGGCTACCCGATGGTGCTCAACTTCGTCACCCACCGGCACAACATCGACCGCATCGAGCAGATCATCGAGCTGTGCCTGGAGCTAGAAGCCGACTTCGTCGAGCTGGCCACCTGTCAGTTCTACGGCTGGGCCCAGCTCAACCGCGCCGGCCTGCTGCCGAGCAAGGCGCAGCTGGAGCGTGCCGAACGCATCACCAACGAGTATCGGGCCAGGCTGGCGGCGCAGAATCATCCGTGCAAGCTGATCTTCGTCACCCCCGACTACTACGAGGAGCGCCCCAAGGCCTGCATGAACGGCTGGGGCAACCTGTTCCTCGACGTCACCCCGGATGGCACCGCGCTGCCGTGCCACAGCGCGCGCCAGCTGCCGGTGCAGTTCCCCAATGTGCGCGAGCACGACCTGCGCCATATCTGGTACGACTCCTTCGGCTTCAACCGCTTCCGTGGCGATGACTGGATGCCCGAGCCCTGCCGCAGCTGCGACGAGAAGGCCAAGGACTTCGGCGGCTGCCGCTGCCAGGCCTTCCTGCTCACCGGCGATGCCAGCAACGCCGACCCGGTGTGCAGCAAGTCGGCGCACCACGGCCAGATTCTCGCCGCGCGCGAGGAGGCCGAGCACGCACCGCTGGGGCTGGAGAGCCTGACGTTCCGCAATGAAAAAGCCTCGCGGATCATCTGCAAGGCCTGA
- a CDS encoding S9 family peptidase encodes MGSHDALEPSWSASQAAAAARDFAELHAAHGGLLWVEFDPVQARCALLWWHVGQRRELTPPGFSVRSKVYEYGGGACCPTATGVAFVNEADQQVYHLELAPGSSPQALGGRPGCRYGDLAFVAAWQALLAVEESREEGAVLHRIVRLGLDGRRRVLVEGADFYAAPTVDAQARRLVWIEWQRPHLPWTTTRLYQRQFDGQDWGRSECLAGSAGGESLQQPRFDAQGRLWVISDRQGWWQPWLCEPGASSPLMPPHDHAPAPWQLGGRSFLALESGGLLASRSEQGDAVLVEYLPDGGERRLAGEFRRFRALAADAGHFYCIAGSPQRLPAVLAIARDSGQVQVLAGGEEPLAPAQLSLPAAFSYPSGAGETAHGYFYAAQGGEPNPPLLVFLHGGPTSACYPVFDARIPFWTQRGFAVADLNYRGSSGFGRAYRLRLQESWGQIEVEDIRAAIAHLAAAGHIDPARVFVRGASAGGYSALCALARLPGLRGGASLYGVSDPLALRRVTHKFEADYLDWLLGDPQRHPARYRERTPLQQAGRIRVPVIFFQGGRDAVVVPQQTEAMVAALRDNGVAVEYCLFADEGHGFRQAVHLAEALQREWHFYCALLAST; translated from the coding sequence ATGGGTAGCCATGACGCGCTCGAGCCATCCTGGTCGGCTTCCCAGGCCGCCGCGGCTGCGCGTGATTTCGCCGAGCTGCATGCCGCCCATGGCGGCCTGCTGTGGGTCGAGTTCGATCCCGTTCAGGCGCGCTGTGCGCTGCTGTGGTGGCACGTCGGCCAGCGCCGCGAGCTGACGCCGCCCGGCTTCTCGGTGCGCAGCAAGGTCTACGAGTACGGCGGTGGCGCCTGTTGCCCGACCGCCACGGGCGTGGCTTTCGTCAACGAGGCGGATCAGCAGGTCTACCACCTCGAACTGGCGCCCGGCAGTAGCCCGCAGGCGCTCGGCGGGCGCCCCGGTTGCCGCTATGGCGACCTGGCTTTCGTCGCTGCCTGGCAGGCGCTGCTGGCCGTGGAGGAAAGCCGCGAGGAAGGCGCAGTGCTGCACCGCATCGTGCGCCTGGGCCTGGATGGGCGCCGCCGGGTGCTGGTGGAGGGCGCCGACTTCTATGCCGCACCGACTGTCGATGCACAGGCCAGGCGCCTGGTGTGGATCGAGTGGCAACGCCCGCACCTGCCGTGGACGACCACCCGCCTGTACCAGCGCCAGTTCGACGGGCAGGACTGGGGGCGTAGCGAATGCCTGGCCGGCAGTGCGGGCGGCGAATCCCTGCAGCAGCCGCGCTTCGATGCTCAGGGCCGGCTGTGGGTGATTTCCGATCGCCAGGGCTGGTGGCAGCCCTGGCTGTGCGAGCCGGGCGCCAGTAGCCCGCTGATGCCACCCCACGACCATGCACCGGCACCCTGGCAGCTGGGCGGGCGCAGCTTCCTTGCACTGGAGTCGGGCGGCTTGCTGGCCAGCCGCAGCGAGCAGGGCGACGCTGTGCTGGTGGAATACCTGCCCGATGGTGGCGAGCGCCGCCTGGCCGGCGAGTTCCGCCGCTTCCGCGCCCTGGCGGCGGATGCCGGGCATTTCTACTGCATCGCCGGTTCGCCGCAGCGCTTGCCGGCGGTACTGGCGATAGCCCGGGATAGCGGCCAGGTGCAGGTTCTTGCCGGCGGCGAGGAGCCGCTGGCGCCCGCGCAGCTGTCGTTGCCCGCGGCCTTCAGCTACCCCAGCGGTGCCGGCGAAACTGCCCATGGCTACTTCTACGCCGCCCAGGGCGGCGAGCCCAACCCGCCGCTGCTGGTGTTCCTGCATGGCGGGCCGACGTCGGCCTGCTACCCGGTGTTCGATGCACGCATCCCGTTCTGGACGCAGCGCGGTTTTGCCGTGGCCGACCTCAACTACCGTGGCAGCAGTGGCTTCGGCCGGGCCTACCGGCTGCGCCTGCAGGAAAGCTGGGGGCAGATCGAGGTGGAGGATATCCGCGCCGCCATCGCGCACCTGGCGGCAGCCGGGCACATCGACCCGGCGCGGGTGTTCGTGCGCGGCGCCAGTGCCGGTGGCTACAGCGCGCTGTGCGCCCTGGCCCGGCTACCCGGCCTGCGCGGCGGCGCCAGCCTGTACGGGGTCAGCGACCCGCTGGCGCTGCGCCGGGTTACCCACAAGTTCGAGGCGGACTACCTCGACTGGCTGCTTGGCGACCCGCAACGGCACCCCGCTCGCTACCGCGAGCGCACACCGCTGCAGCAGGCCGGGCGTATCCGCGTGCCGGTGATCTTCTTCCAGGGCGGGCGCGATGCCGTGGTGGTGCCGCAGCAGACCGAAGCCATGGTGGCGGCCCTGCGCGACAACGGCGTGGCGGTGGAGTACTGCCTGTTCGCCGACGAAGGTCACGGCTTTCGCCAGGCCGTGCACCTGGCCGAGGCGCTGCAGCGCGAGTGGCATTTCTACTGCGCGCTGCTGGCCTCGACCTGA
- the ercA gene encoding alcohol dehydrogenase-like regulatory protein ErcA, with translation MSQPLSALRKFVSPEIIFGAGSRHSVGNYASNFGARKVLVVSDPGVQAAGWVADVEASLQANDLDYCLYTQVSPNPRVEEVMQGAELYRSEGCNVIVAVGGGSPMDCAKGIGIVVAHGRSILEFEGVDTIRVPSPPLILIPTTAGTSADVSQFVIISNQQERMKFSIVSKAVVPDVSLIDPETTLSMDPFLSACTGIDALVHAIEAFVSTGSGPLTDSHALEAMRLINGNLVQMIANPTDIVLREKIMLGSMQAGLAFSNAILGAVHAMSHSLGGFLDLPHGLCNAALVEHVVAFNYSAAPERFKVIAETFGIDCRGLTSNQMRERLVQHLIGFKRAVGFTEHLGGQGVSLADIPFLSRHAMEDPCILTNPRQSSQRDVEVVYAEAL, from the coding sequence ATGAGCCAACCCCTGAGCGCTCTGCGCAAATTCGTCTCCCCGGAGATCATCTTCGGCGCCGGCAGTCGGCATAGCGTCGGCAACTACGCCAGCAACTTCGGCGCGCGCAAGGTGCTGGTGGTGTCCGACCCCGGTGTGCAGGCCGCCGGTTGGGTGGCCGATGTCGAGGCCAGCCTGCAGGCCAATGATCTGGACTACTGCCTGTATACCCAGGTCTCGCCCAACCCGCGGGTGGAGGAGGTGATGCAGGGCGCCGAGCTGTACCGCAGCGAGGGTTGCAACGTGATAGTCGCGGTCGGCGGCGGCAGCCCGATGGATTGCGCCAAGGGCATCGGCATCGTGGTTGCCCACGGCCGCAGTATCCTCGAGTTCGAGGGCGTGGACACCATCCGCGTGCCCAGCCCGCCGCTGATCCTGATTCCCACTACCGCCGGTACCTCGGCGGATGTCTCGCAGTTCGTGATCATCTCCAACCAGCAGGAGCGCATGAAGTTCTCCATCGTCAGCAAGGCGGTGGTGCCCGATGTGTCGCTGATCGACCCGGAAACCACCCTGAGCATGGATCCGTTCCTCTCCGCCTGTACCGGCATCGACGCCCTGGTGCATGCCATTGAGGCCTTCGTTTCCACCGGCAGCGGGCCGCTCACCGACAGCCATGCGCTGGAGGCCATGCGCCTGATCAACGGCAACCTGGTGCAGATGATCGCCAACCCGACGGACATCGTCCTGCGCGAGAAGATCATGCTCGGTAGCATGCAGGCCGGGCTGGCCTTCTCCAATGCCATTCTCGGCGCCGTGCATGCCATGAGCCACAGCCTCGGCGGCTTCCTCGACCTGCCCCACGGCCTGTGCAACGCGGCGCTGGTCGAACACGTGGTGGCGTTCAACTACAGCGCCGCGCCGGAGCGCTTCAAGGTGATTGCCGAGACGTTCGGCATCGATTGTCGCGGCCTCACCAGCAACCAGATGCGCGAGCGCCTGGTGCAGCACCTGATCGGCTTCAAGCGCGCAGTCGGTTTCACCGAACACCTGGGCGGGCAGGGCGTCAGCCTGGCCGATATCCCGTTCCTCTCGCGCCACGCCATGGAAGACCCCTGCATCCTCACCAACCCGCGGCAATCCAGCCAGCGGGATGTCGAGGTGGTGTATGCCGAAGCCCTCTGA
- a CDS encoding NahK/ErcS family hybrid sensor histidine kinase/response regulator, producing the protein MPKPSDSRNEALAGLLGLGSQSVRKSHYPELLARLEELETERNRYKWLFENAVHGIFQASLGEGLQAANPALARMLGYADAQQMPWSLSDLAEQLFVAGRAEMQQIRATLERQGSLLGYETCLRRRDGSTITVIMNLLVKPDEPGLFEGFVADISERKQAQQRLQQLNDELEQRVVGRTEELRQARDAAQEANHSKDKFLAAASHDLLQPLNAARLLISTLRERCLPDAELTLVERAHHALEGAEELLADLLDISRLDQAAVRPDPAVYRLDELLAPLASEFQPVAEAAGLRLRLRLHAPALAVRTDLRLLSRILRNLLSNACRYTREGGVLLAARRRGEHVRLEVWDSGQGIPADQLQAIFQEFKQLELARGQERKGVGLGLAIVERIATILGCRVEVRSRPGRGSVFALEVPLAATSELPVKTERAEPSLGDPLPGRRLLVLDNEPSILESMAALLGQWGCQVLTAQDQTQALAVLQGQAPEVILADYHLDDGVTGCEVVQGLCQHFSRDIPVVMITADRSERCLSELQHRNIPLLNKPLKPGKLRAVLSQLLG; encoded by the coding sequence ATGCCGAAGCCCTCTGACAGCCGCAACGAGGCCCTGGCCGGCCTGCTCGGCCTGGGCAGCCAGTCGGTACGCAAGAGCCACTACCCGGAACTGCTGGCGCGCCTGGAAGAGCTGGAAACCGAGCGCAACCGCTACAAATGGCTGTTCGAGAACGCCGTGCACGGCATCTTCCAGGCCAGCCTGGGCGAGGGCCTGCAGGCCGCCAACCCGGCGCTGGCGCGCATGCTCGGCTATGCCGATGCGCAGCAGATGCCATGGAGCCTGAGCGACCTGGCCGAGCAGCTGTTCGTTGCCGGCCGCGCCGAGATGCAGCAGATCCGCGCCACCCTGGAGCGTCAGGGCAGCCTGCTGGGCTACGAGACCTGCCTACGGCGGCGCGACGGCAGCACCATCACGGTGATCATGAACCTGCTGGTCAAGCCGGACGAGCCGGGGCTGTTCGAGGGTTTCGTCGCCGATATCAGCGAGCGCAAGCAGGCCCAGCAGCGCCTGCAACAGCTCAACGACGAGCTGGAACAACGGGTGGTCGGCCGCACCGAGGAGTTGCGCCAGGCCCGCGATGCGGCGCAGGAGGCCAACCACAGTAAGGACAAGTTCCTCGCCGCTGCCAGCCACGACCTGCTGCAGCCGCTGAATGCCGCGCGCCTGCTGATCTCCACCCTGCGCGAGCGGTGCCTGCCCGACGCCGAACTGACCCTGGTGGAGCGCGCGCACCATGCCCTGGAAGGCGCCGAGGAGCTGCTGGCCGACCTGCTGGATATTTCCCGTCTGGATCAGGCCGCCGTACGCCCCGATCCGGCGGTATACCGCCTCGATGAACTGCTGGCGCCGCTGGCCTCGGAGTTCCAGCCGGTGGCCGAGGCTGCCGGCCTGCGTCTGCGTCTGCGCCTGCACGCTCCGGCGCTGGCGGTGCGCACCGACCTGCGCCTGCTCTCACGCATCCTGCGCAACCTCTTGAGCAATGCCTGTCGCTACACCCGCGAGGGCGGCGTGCTGCTGGCCGCCCGCCGGCGCGGCGAGCATGTGCGCCTGGAGGTGTGGGACAGCGGCCAGGGCATTCCGGCCGACCAGCTGCAGGCGATCTTCCAGGAGTTCAAGCAGCTGGAGCTGGCGCGCGGCCAGGAGCGCAAGGGCGTGGGACTGGGCCTGGCGATTGTCGAGCGCATCGCTACCATCCTCGGCTGCCGGGTCGAGGTGCGCTCGCGACCGGGGCGCGGCTCGGTGTTCGCCCTCGAGGTGCCGCTGGCCGCCACCAGCGAGCTGCCGGTCAAGACCGAGCGGGCCGAGCCGAGTCTTGGCGATCCGCTGCCGGGGCGGCGTCTGCTGGTGCTGGACAACGAGCCGAGCATTCTCGAGAGCATGGCCGCGCTGCTCGGCCAGTGGGGCTGCCAGGTGCTCACTGCGCAGGATCAGACCCAGGCCCTGGCCGTGCTGCAAGGCCAGGCGCCGGAGGTGATACTCGCCGACTACCACCTGGACGACGGGGTGACCGGCTGCGAAGTGGTGCAGGGGCTGTGTCAGCACTTCAGCCGCGACATTCCGGTGGTGATGATCACCGCCGACCGCAGCGAGCGCTGCCTCAGCGAGCTGCAGCACCGCAACATCCCGTTGCTCAACAAACCGCTCAAGCCAGGCAAGCTGCGCGCGGTACTCAGCCAGTTGCTGGGCTGA
- a CDS encoding polysaccharide lyase family 7 protein produces MLDLTTWNLSVPATSSATLISTERLNAGYSSQYFRPQGSSVVFWVPVNGSRTASARYPRSELRETHRDGTLHNWYYDDADNILSAVLSVQQVPSKNKLVIGQIHSKDEPGSANDPLLKLQYHYVNGTGRIEALLRKQPGDSDVQNITLVENVTLDERFSYQLRITRSGRLGIRIDSDDDNGSYYRQLSSSWGRQQLYFKAGAYVQDNYGAASEGGRVTFYHLNTLHRVD; encoded by the coding sequence ATGCTCGACCTGACGACCTGGAACCTCAGCGTTCCCGCCACTTCCTCGGCCACCCTGATCAGCACCGAACGTCTCAATGCCGGCTACAGCAGCCAGTACTTCCGCCCCCAGGGCAGCAGCGTGGTCTTCTGGGTGCCGGTCAACGGCTCGCGTACCGCCAGCGCCCGCTACCCGCGTAGCGAACTGCGCGAGACTCACCGCGACGGCACGCTGCACAACTGGTACTACGACGACGCCGACAACATCCTCAGCGCCGTGCTGTCGGTGCAGCAGGTGCCGAGCAAGAACAAGCTGGTGATCGGCCAGATCCACAGCAAGGACGAACCGGGCAGTGCCAACGATCCCCTGCTCAAGCTGCAGTATCACTATGTGAACGGCACGGGCCGGATCGAGGCGCTGCTGCGCAAGCAGCCGGGCGACAGTGATGTGCAGAACATCACCCTGGTCGAGAACGTCACGCTCGACGAGCGCTTCAGCTACCAGCTGCGCATCACCCGCAGCGGACGCCTGGGCATCCGTATCGACAGCGACGATGACAACGGCTCCTACTACCGCCAGCTGAGCAGCAGCTGGGGCCGGCAGCAGCTGTACTTCAAGGCCGGCGCCTATGTGCAGGACAACTACGGCGCGGCCAGCGAAGGCGGCCGCGTGACCTTCTACCATCTCAACACCCTGCACCGGGTGGACTGA
- a CDS encoding alpha/beta fold hydrolase: MKAETAVLDIQGQYRVYTEFYRADSAEQTIILVNGSLSTTASFAQTVRYLHPHFNVVLFDLPYAGQSREHNQHTRFMSREEEADILLELVEHFACDIVLSFSWGGIATLQALARKPRRIKRAVINSFSPIVNSAMLGYLRSGLIVMREYDRESIGMVLNGTIGKHLPSLFKRYNHRHVTGLERYEYDQMSFHVENVLNNGGRSCISFAGQIEIPLLFVNGEWDEYTTAQDARMFTQHVQHCEFRTIGQAGHFLDMEHKAAWLQTRDALLAFLLPPLGSRQRQAAVLEDSALVG; the protein is encoded by the coding sequence ATGAAAGCAGAAACCGCTGTGCTGGATATTCAGGGGCAATACCGCGTTTATACGGAGTTCTATCGCGCCGACAGCGCCGAGCAGACCATCATCCTGGTCAATGGCTCGCTGTCGACCACGGCATCCTTCGCGCAGACGGTGCGTTATCTCCACCCCCACTTCAACGTGGTGCTGTTCGACCTGCCCTATGCCGGGCAGTCGCGCGAACACAATCAACACACCCGCTTCATGAGCCGCGAAGAGGAAGCCGACATCCTCCTCGAGCTGGTCGAGCACTTCGCCTGCGACATCGTGCTGTCGTTCTCCTGGGGCGGCATCGCGACCCTGCAAGCCCTGGCCCGTAAACCGCGGCGAATCAAACGCGCGGTGATCAACTCGTTCTCGCCCATCGTCAACTCGGCCATGCTCGGCTACCTGCGCAGCGGCCTGATCGTCATGCGCGAGTACGACCGTGAAAGCATCGGCATGGTGCTCAACGGCACTATTGGCAAACACCTGCCGTCACTGTTCAAACGCTACAACCACCGGCATGTCACCGGGCTGGAGCGCTACGAATACGACCAGATGAGCTTCCACGTGGAAAACGTGCTGAACAACGGCGGCCGTTCGTGCATCAGCTTCGCCGGGCAGATTGAAATTCCGCTGCTATTCGTCAACGGCGAGTGGGACGAATACACCACCGCGCAGGATGCCCGCATGTTCACCCAGCATGTACAGCACTGCGAATTTCGCACCATCGGCCAGGCCGGCCACTTCCTCGACATGGAACACAAGGCCGCCTGGCTGCAAACCCGCGACGCCCTGCTGGCCTTCCTGCTGCCACCGCTCGGCAGCCGCCAGCGCCAGGCCGCGGTTCTGGAAGACAGCGCCCTGGTCGGTTGA
- a CDS encoding pseudouridine synthase: MRLDRFLSNLPRFSRADARLLLAAGRLRVDGQTVSDARFEVREFSRIELDDELLQAGKPARYFMLNKPAGVVSATEHPEHRTVLDLLDEPDKHELHIGGRLDLTTTGLLLITNDGLWSRRLTEPRSRLGKVYRVSTEQPITAEYAEVFARGLYFAYENLTTLPAELQILDDHCALLTLHEGRYHQVKRMFGHFQNKVIGLHRERMGPLALDPALRPGEYRPLSTAEIALV; this comes from the coding sequence ATGCGCCTCGACCGTTTCCTCAGCAACCTGCCGCGCTTCAGCCGCGCCGATGCGCGCCTGTTGCTGGCCGCCGGGCGCCTGCGGGTGGATGGCCAGACGGTCAGCGATGCTCGCTTCGAGGTGCGCGAGTTCAGCCGCATCGAACTGGACGACGAACTGCTGCAGGCCGGCAAGCCGGCACGCTACTTCATGCTCAACAAGCCGGCCGGCGTGGTCAGCGCCACCGAACACCCCGAGCACCGCACCGTGCTCGACCTGCTCGACGAGCCGGACAAGCACGAGCTGCATATCGGCGGGCGCCTCGACCTGACCACCACCGGCCTGCTGCTCATCACCAACGACGGCCTGTGGTCGCGCCGCCTCACCGAACCACGCAGCCGCCTGGGCAAGGTCTACCGGGTCAGCACCGAACAGCCGATCACCGCCGAGTACGCCGAGGTATTCGCCCGCGGCCTGTACTTCGCCTACGAGAACCTCACCACCCTGCCCGCCGAGCTGCAGATACTGGATGACCACTGCGCCCTGCTGACCCTGCACGAGGGCCGCTACCACCAGGTCAAGCGCATGTTCGGCCACTTCCAGAACAAGGTCATCGGCCTGCACCGCGAACGCATGGGCCCGCTGGCTCTCGACCCCGCCCTGCGCCCCGGCGAATACCGCCCGCTCAGCACCGCGGAAATCGCTCTGGTCTGA
- a CDS encoding cysteine-rich CWC family protein — protein sequence MSDATRCPRCGQLNHCAQAGQDAPVQDCWCFHTPLAPGALDELPAEWREQSCLCPNCLRALAEHGQPE from the coding sequence ATGAGCGATGCGACACGCTGCCCGCGCTGCGGCCAGCTGAACCACTGCGCCCAGGCCGGGCAGGACGCACCGGTGCAGGACTGCTGGTGCTTCCATACCCCGCTCGCGCCCGGCGCCCTCGACGAGCTGCCCGCCGAGTGGCGCGAACAGAGCTGCCTCTGCCCCAACTGCCTGCGCGCCCTGGCCGAGCACGGCCAGCCCGAGTAG